A genomic region of Plasmodium vivax scf_7165 genomic scaffold, whole genome shotgun sequence contains the following coding sequences:
- a CDS encoding Pv-fam-c protein (encoded by transcript PVX_112120A): protein MRRLYFEFIVSFIKKKNIYGVSNWVNNFEKRLSDYLNVRKQINKGKLHPKICRNINYILDIINEGIFLLRATNSVKWINYIDTTAKKLLDKDVSLECIRDIHTVNGDDIYYRKIMDDICTDIIYIKQNMGEIRKSNNCQKIVSSIEDKKDYFLKKNEHKINNKFFQLKNGCTIEKIKNEFPSLDCNELIEPSKESLVEERVPAPVEAGEGVSVRAAEDELTETTLEDAQAAQNLDTLLEQSLQEETPNFDTTYAAASLTGVSLFGVLLYKVMYNCKNEYYYLLMNNFEYLQTGIPNQQYHLAYNSIPN, encoded by the exons ATGCGTcgtttatattttgaatttatTGTGagtttcattaaaaaaaagaatatatatggGGTTTCTAACTGGGTAAATAATTTCGAAAAGCGCTTAAGtgattatttaaatgtaagaAAGCAAATAAACAAAGGTAAACTTCATCCTAAAATATGTcgaaatataaattacatcTTAGATATTATAAAcgagggaatttttttattaagagCTACTAATAGTGTGAAATGgataaattatattgataCAACTGCGAAGAAACTATTAGATAAAGATGTGAGTTTAGAATGTATAAGGGATATTCATACTGTAAATGGGgatgatatatattacagGAAGATTATGGATGATATATGTACagatataatttatatcaaACAAAATATGGGGGAAATTAGAAAGAGTAATAATTGTCAAAAAATTGTATCATCTattgaagataaaaaagattattttcttaaaaaaaatgaacataagattaataataaattttttcagcTTAAGAATGGTTGTACAATTGAAAAAATCAAGAATGAATTTCCATCACTTGACTGTAATGAATTAATTGAACCCTCAAAAGAATCATTAGTAGAAGAACGTGTACCTGCTCCAGTAGAAGCAGGTGAAGGTGTTTCAGTAAGAGCTGCTGAAGATGAGTTAACAGAAACTACATTAGAAGATGCGCAAGCCGCTCAAAATTTAGACACCTTATTAGAGCAAAGTTTGCAAGAAGAAACTCCAAATTTTGATACAACTTATGCTGCTGCTTCTCTTACAggtgtttccctttttggggtcttattatataaagtaatgtataattgcaaaaatgaatattatt ATCTattaatgaataattttgaaTACCTACAAACAGGCATTCCAAATCAGCAGTATCACTTAGCGTACAATTCTATAccaaattaa